TAATAAATGAAACAATTTATCGCGTTCTTTTAATAGTTATGTAATATGTTTTATCTCCACCATTAATTTCTCTACCAAAGGCATCATCAACTTTCATATTTATATCTCCAAAATATTCAATTACACATTTCAAGAAATCACTTTTCAAATCTGTTTTGTATTTAAACCCTGTATTATCTTTATTTGGGATACCCACCATAATTGTTTCTGTTAATGCTGATACACCCATCCTAAGTTCATTTATTGTATTTTGAATAGCCATTATTTGTTCTCCTTTGTTATTTTATATTCAAATGTATTATGTTCTTCTGACTTGTTTAAATAACACCATCTTTTAAAACTGTCATAATAATATATTTCATTATCTGTTTCTTCAATAATATCAAGGATGTCTCCCTCATCATT
This window of the Ruminococcaceae bacterium BL-6 genome carries:
- a CDS encoding protein of unknown function (Evidence 5 : Unknown function) translates to MAIQNTINELRMGVSALTETIMVGIPNKDNTGFKYKTDLKSDFLKCVIEYFGDINMKVDDAFGREINGGDKTYYITIKRTR